The following proteins are encoded in a genomic region of Alistipes shahii WAL 8301:
- a CDS encoding glycoside hydrolase family 2 TIM barrel-domain containing protein, with protein MRTILSTIALFSLCGLCAQEYTPTYGRELPRGEILAYPSAEAATAADGGDNRYFTRLTEWNLKDNVFSTPFTVPFAWANRQVLFHLGWASGDYEVRVNGLPVACNADGNNPAEINITKQAKEGRNMLEVILAQPSSVAPLESWKEAPAPAIGGAWLMSQPTLRVRDVVTRTRMGEDGNATAEIAVAVKSEALNPRTSRIHYQLLTPTGENAAAGQKDVTLDMRREDTLRFLARIPANLLWSAELPTQYTLRLKTQHEGRYVEYLELRLGFRSVEMQDGRMSLNTRPVTLRVREVPAAITENEIAALREQGFNTLKLLPGPVPESLLNFCDVQGLYVIAQAPIDTRRSGESRRKGGNPSNDPEWQPAYLERTENSYHTTKRHPSVVAFALATQSANGINLYESYLNMKRFGDSRPFIYPDAGGEWDSDKLALE; from the coding sequence ATGCGGACTATCCTTTCGACCATAGCGCTTTTTTCCCTCTGCGGACTTTGCGCGCAGGAGTACACACCGACTTACGGACGCGAATTGCCGCGCGGCGAGATACTCGCCTATCCTTCGGCCGAAGCGGCCACGGCGGCCGACGGCGGCGACAACCGCTACTTCACGCGTCTGACGGAATGGAACCTCAAGGACAACGTTTTCTCGACACCGTTCACCGTGCCGTTCGCATGGGCCAACCGGCAGGTGCTGTTCCACCTGGGATGGGCGTCGGGCGACTACGAAGTGCGTGTGAACGGCCTTCCCGTGGCCTGCAACGCCGACGGCAACAACCCGGCGGAAATCAACATCACCAAACAGGCCAAAGAGGGCCGCAACATGCTCGAAGTCATCCTCGCGCAGCCGTCGTCCGTCGCACCGCTCGAAAGCTGGAAAGAGGCTCCGGCGCCCGCCATCGGCGGAGCCTGGCTGATGAGCCAGCCCACGCTGCGCGTGCGTGACGTCGTGACCAGAACCCGCATGGGCGAAGACGGCAACGCCACGGCGGAGATCGCCGTCGCGGTGAAAAGCGAGGCCCTCAACCCGCGCACCTCGCGCATCCACTACCAGCTGCTCACGCCGACGGGCGAAAATGCCGCAGCGGGACAGAAAGACGTCACCCTCGACATGCGCCGCGAAGACACGCTGCGGTTCCTGGCCCGTATTCCCGCCAACTTGCTGTGGAGCGCCGAACTCCCCACGCAGTACACGCTGCGGCTCAAAACCCAGCACGAAGGCCGCTACGTCGAATATCTGGAACTCCGCCTCGGCTTCCGCTCGGTGGAGATGCAGGACGGGCGGATGTCGCTGAACACACGCCCCGTGACGCTACGCGTACGCGAAGTCCCCGCGGCGATCACCGAAAACGAAATCGCGGCGCTGCGCGAGCAGGGATTCAACACGCTAAAACTGCTGCCGGGGCCTGTGCCCGAATCGCTGCTGAACTTTTGCGACGTGCAGGGCCTCTACGTGATTGCGCAGGCGCCGATCGACACCCGCCGCAGCGGGGAGTCGCGCCGCAAGGGCGGGAATCCGTCCAACGACCCCGAATGGCAGCCGGCATACCTCGAACGCACGGAGAACAGTTACCACACCACGAAGCGCCATCCGTCGGTGGTGGCCTTCGCGCTGGCCACACAGTCGGCGAACGGCATCAACCTCTATGAAAGTTATTTGAATATGAAGCGTTTCGGCGATTCGCGGCCTTTCATCTACCCGGACGCCGGCGGCGAATGGGACAGCGACAAACTGGCGCTGGAATAA
- a CDS encoding DUF4906 domain-containing protein, with the protein MKKLIYTVVCMMLFCCACSDADIELNPATQAKQQLAMTFRCGAMSPTRAATNDTRIDDINLYLFPVNGGQARHVYIAPVRPVVLELPKGDYTLYAIANLGHDAGERTQDFVRSLRVEREPAALADAPFPMSAQQAVTVRGDTQIAVSLVRAVAKVNFSYTVAADFAKSFHVKSVQFRSAPRSAALFDFSRAESSEAVADMPPVETSATAYAATCYLLENRQGEVAGIGSQQQKDQTRAPEHATYIAIAGEADGTQVVYRIYLGENNTTDFNVGRNRVYNIDARILGLNTVDWRVSTAELTVTPFAENHAPGEPATTELRLTSTNNPENVYYLSYHIDAGTGIVAIDGVNRNPGTPYPFFSGNGTVTAGISYTQAEPGDVRLRLTVTDKYGFSMERVLTTVFKNPELTITYAQQGNELTVYDRAYIDYTVSQPGYSGNYTVKVEGVPSVYYGRYGSDVPLTTFTQYGNGTNTLRVKPNMLGPNPLKITVTDTDGHSAEIITSVMGIKTTADLQPTFSTSGGLLYVTVESSQPVVDDLTVKVTANADIYSFGGAVTKKQYIVTVKIEADHTTGKGSVSLSGLGSYATFTVTSYSAEFKRTSDNGLVEYKLQ; encoded by the coding sequence ATGAAAAAACTTATTTATACCGTCGTCTGCATGATGCTTTTTTGCTGCGCCTGCTCGGATGCGGACATAGAGCTTAATCCGGCGACGCAGGCCAAACAGCAGCTTGCAATGACATTCCGCTGCGGGGCCATGTCCCCGACACGCGCCGCGACGAACGACACCCGCATCGACGACATCAATCTGTACTTGTTCCCCGTAAACGGCGGTCAGGCCCGGCACGTCTATATTGCTCCGGTGCGCCCCGTCGTGCTGGAACTGCCCAAAGGCGACTATACGCTTTACGCCATTGCCAACCTCGGACACGACGCGGGCGAGCGGACGCAGGATTTCGTTCGCTCGCTGCGCGTCGAACGGGAGCCTGCGGCCCTCGCGGATGCTCCCTTTCCCATGTCCGCGCAGCAGGCCGTCACCGTGCGCGGCGACACGCAGATCGCCGTATCTTTGGTTCGCGCCGTGGCAAAGGTCAATTTCAGCTACACCGTGGCTGCTGATTTCGCAAAGTCTTTTCATGTGAAGTCCGTGCAGTTTCGCAGCGCACCCCGTTCGGCGGCTCTCTTTGACTTCAGCCGCGCCGAGAGCAGCGAAGCCGTTGCCGACATGCCGCCCGTAGAAACGTCGGCAACGGCCTATGCCGCGACCTGCTATTTATTGGAGAACAGGCAGGGAGAGGTTGCAGGCATCGGCTCCCAGCAGCAGAAAGATCAAACCCGCGCCCCGGAACATGCCACCTACATAGCCATAGCGGGCGAAGCCGACGGAACGCAGGTTGTGTACCGCATCTATCTCGGAGAAAACAACACGACGGATTTCAATGTCGGCCGCAACCGGGTTTACAACATCGACGCCCGCATCCTCGGTCTGAACACCGTGGACTGGCGGGTATCGACGGCAGAACTCACCGTCACGCCATTTGCCGAAAACCATGCACCGGGGGAACCTGCGACAACCGAACTGCGGCTTACATCCACGAACAACCCCGAAAATGTCTATTACTTGTCCTATCATATCGACGCCGGGACGGGGATAGTCGCCATCGACGGCGTGAATCGGAACCCCGGTACGCCTTATCCGTTCTTTTCGGGCAACGGAACAGTAACGGCCGGTATCAGCTATACGCAGGCAGAGCCGGGCGACGTGCGGCTCCGTCTGACGGTTACGGACAAATACGGATTCAGCATGGAGCGTGTGCTGACAACGGTATTCAAAAACCCGGAACTGACGATAACCTATGCCCAGCAGGGAAATGAACTGACGGTTTATGACCGGGCATATATCGACTATACCGTGTCACAACCCGGTTACTCCGGGAACTACACCGTAAAAGTGGAAGGTGTTCCGTCCGTGTACTATGGTCGTTATGGCTCCGACGTTCCCCTGACGACATTCACCCAATACGGGAACGGCACAAATACATTACGGGTGAAGCCAAATATGCTTGGGCCGAACCCGCTGAAAATAACCGTAACCGACACCGACGGCCACAGCGCGGAGATCATCACATCGGTAATGGGTATTAAGACCACCGCCGACCTCCAACCGACATTCAGCACATCGGGGGGCTTGCTCTATGTTACCGTGGAATCTTCGCAGCCCGTAGTGGACGACCTGACCGTGAAAGTGACGGCCAATGCCGACATATATTCTTTCGGTGGGGCCGTGACAAAAAAGCAGTATATCGTAACGGTGAAGATTGAAGCCGACCATACGACAGGAAAAGGGTCTGTATCATTGAGCGGGTTAGGGAGTTACGCCACGTTCACAGTAACGTCTTATTCCGCGGAATTTAAGCGCACATCGGATAACGGATTGGTCGAATATAAATTGCAGTAG
- a CDS encoding radical SAM protein — protein MSKVFTFTPDYPYGFPCEVIKGGTGYRDYATVLPPEVEHTCPDYGLYNYPAAIGFLTRGCVNRCPWCVVPRKEGALRGNADIEEFLDGRRNAVLLDNNVLASGWGLEQIEKIIRLGVRVDFNQGLDARQIARNPPIAELLSRVKWMRYIRMAYDSTAVRDDVRKAIERLKKCGMKPAKMFFYVLVREVDDALARIEELDALGCQPFAQPYRDFENKIRPTPEQRRLARWCNHKPTFHTVNYKNYKE, from the coding sequence ATGTCCAAAGTATTTACATTCACACCCGATTATCCGTACGGATTCCCCTGCGAGGTAATAAAGGGCGGAACTGGGTATCGGGACTATGCGACCGTGCTGCCCCCGGAGGTCGAACACACCTGCCCTGATTACGGGCTGTATAACTATCCTGCGGCAATAGGTTTTCTGACCCGCGGATGCGTGAATCGCTGCCCGTGGTGCGTGGTTCCCCGAAAAGAGGGCGCATTGCGGGGAAATGCTGACATAGAAGAATTTCTGGACGGACGCCGCAATGCCGTACTGCTCGACAACAACGTACTTGCGTCCGGGTGGGGACTGGAGCAGATCGAGAAGATTATCCGGTTAGGGGTGCGCGTAGACTTCAATCAGGGACTTGATGCCCGGCAGATCGCCCGGAATCCCCCAATCGCCGAACTGCTCTCGCGGGTGAAATGGATGCGTTATATCCGCATGGCTTACGACAGCACCGCCGTCCGCGACGATGTGCGCAAGGCCATAGAACGGCTGAAAAAATGCGGTATGAAGCCCGCAAAGATGTTTTTCTATGTGCTGGTCCGGGAGGTGGACGACGCGCTGGCCCGCATCGAAGAACTGGACGCGCTGGGATGTCAGCCCTTTGCACAGCCGTACCGCGATTTTGAGAATAAGATACGCCCGACACCCGAACAGCGGCGACTGGCCCGCTGGTGCAACCATAAACCGACGTTTCACACCGTGAACTACAAAAACTACAAAGAATAA
- a CDS encoding Y-family DNA polymerase: protein MYGLADCNNFYASCERMFAPDLNGRPVVVLSNNDGCIIARSDEAKALGLKMGDAYFQQAAFLRQNNVAVFSSNLELYGDMSTRVMNTLKSYSPATEVYSIDESFMDFTGIDPATLRDFGLEIVQRVKKNTGIPISLGIAPTKTLAKIASKLCKQYPKLAGCCYMHRPEDIEKVLRRFPIGDVWGIGRRFEKKLLAANVATAYDFTQLSPEWVRLNMGGITALRMWKELRGEACIGFDDMPQPKQQIRTSRTFHNDVSDYGELHRNIALFTATSAEKLRKQQSVCGEIRVFILTNRHRPDKPQSYENALLKLPNPTDSTIELVKYAGKILRDLYSKGYGYKRAGVVLSDIRSNEGVQINMFDPIDRDKHTRIMAVMDALNKTYGRNKISLATQGATPPYRMNREHLSQRYTTSWDDIIQVKAM from the coding sequence ATGTACGGCCTTGCGGACTGCAATAATTTCTACGCATCCTGCGAACGAATGTTCGCCCCCGATCTAAACGGGCGGCCTGTTGTCGTATTGTCGAATAATGACGGGTGCATCATTGCCCGCAGCGATGAAGCAAAAGCGCTCGGTTTGAAGATGGGCGATGCCTATTTTCAGCAGGCTGCATTTCTCCGGCAAAATAATGTCGCTGTCTTTTCTTCCAATCTGGAACTCTACGGGGATATGAGTACGCGGGTTATGAATACCCTTAAATCGTACTCCCCCGCTACCGAGGTCTATTCCATTGACGAAAGTTTCATGGATTTCACGGGCATCGACCCGGCCACGCTGCGGGACTTCGGGCTGGAGATCGTGCAACGAGTGAAAAAGAATACGGGCATCCCGATCAGCTTGGGTATCGCTCCGACCAAAACGCTGGCGAAGATCGCCAGTAAGTTGTGCAAGCAATATCCGAAGCTGGCGGGCTGCTGCTACATGCACCGCCCGGAAGATATAGAGAAAGTACTGCGGCGGTTCCCTATCGGCGACGTATGGGGCATCGGGAGACGCTTCGAAAAGAAGCTGCTGGCCGCGAACGTCGCCACGGCATACGACTTCACGCAGTTATCCCCGGAGTGGGTGCGCCTGAACATGGGCGGCATTACGGCTCTGCGCATGTGGAAAGAGCTGCGGGGCGAAGCTTGTATAGGGTTTGATGATATGCCGCAGCCCAAGCAGCAGATACGCACCTCCCGAACATTTCACAACGACGTTTCCGATTACGGCGAACTGCACCGTAATATCGCGCTTTTCACCGCCACCAGCGCCGAAAAGCTGCGCAAGCAGCAATCCGTCTGCGGGGAAATCCGGGTGTTCATCCTGACGAACCGCCACCGCCCCGACAAGCCGCAAAGCTATGAAAATGCGCTGCTGAAACTGCCCAACCCGACAGACAGCACCATCGAATTGGTAAAATATGCGGGCAAGATACTGCGGGACTTGTACTCCAAAGGCTACGGCTACAAACGTGCGGGCGTGGTTCTTTCGGATATTCGGTCGAACGAAGGAGTACAAATCAATATGTTCGACCCGATTGACCGGGACAAACATACGCGGATCATGGCGGTCATGGACGCCTTGAACAAGACCTACGGCCGAAACAAGATAAGCCTCGCCACGCAGGGCGCGACACCGCCCTACCGCATGAACCGCGAACACCTTTCCCAACGATATACGACCAGTTGGGACGACATTATTCAGGTAAAGGCCATGTAA
- a CDS encoding DUF3575 domain-containing protein, which yields MKKRHIITLMLCLLALWGKPHRVAAQFFSAKVNALAALTATVNVGVDAAVADKWTLDLSAYWNPVNSDSFSCRLYAAQIGTKRWLYEAFVGHFIGSQLTYGNYLYGGSRRYYKGGMAGLGFSYGYAWLLSKRWNVTAEIGIGVFYMKDTRRDRIPPEYESIFIHHYKRWVVGPSRAEISFNYLFQSAVELL from the coding sequence ATGAAAAAAAGACACATCATCACCTTAATGCTCTGCCTACTGGCTTTGTGGGGCAAGCCCCATCGGGTCGCAGCGCAGTTTTTCAGCGCCAAAGTAAACGCGTTGGCCGCACTCACCGCAACGGTGAACGTAGGAGTGGATGCCGCCGTCGCGGACAAGTGGACGTTAGACCTTTCCGCCTACTGGAATCCCGTAAACTCCGATTCGTTCAGTTGTCGGCTGTATGCCGCGCAGATCGGCACGAAACGCTGGCTTTACGAAGCGTTCGTGGGCCATTTCATCGGCAGCCAGCTAACCTATGGAAATTACCTGTACGGCGGTTCCCGACGCTACTACAAAGGCGGAATGGCCGGGCTGGGATTCAGCTATGGTTATGCTTGGCTGCTCTCGAAGCGTTGGAACGTCACGGCCGAAATCGGCATCGGGGTCTTTTACATGAAAGACACCCGCCGCGACCGCATCCCGCCCGAATACGAATCCATCTTCATACACCACTACAAGCGGTGGGTTGTAGGCCCCTCGCGGGCAGAGATCAGTTTTAACTACTTATTCCAATCAGCAGTTGAACTGCTGTGA
- a CDS encoding site-specific integrase — protein sequence MKNTFSVLFYVKKQQKKSGLLPIMGRITVNKQTTQFFTQLEIDPQTTEWDSKTKKINGKGASSLNSQLRNIEARIRTTYQEMFLRGPVLSAEQVKNAFLGIDDSSTTLLSVFQEYKQHQKDMIGKCRSLSTYKRITLVYNRVADFIKVKHHRSDMYAAEIDGSFVDDFSDYLFTTYKVSNNQVQKIMQVFKHVTKICIKKGLLKKDPFSDYKIKFDPVDPNFLTVDELKLIIQKKFSLRSLETTKDLFVFSCFTGLAFVDAMNLKRENITLAENGDMWIKITRQKTNIPSIIPVMDIAKSIIKKYENQNDSYVLPRSPHQHVNAYLKQIASSCGIKKNMTFHMARHTYATTAMSFGVPIATIAKTMGHANMKMTQHYARVLPEKIIKDINVLNTATQTLQTLYQ from the coding sequence ATGAAAAACACATTTAGCGTGCTTTTTTATGTAAAAAAGCAACAGAAAAAGAGCGGATTATTGCCCATTATGGGGCGTATTACTGTCAATAAGCAGACGACACAATTCTTCACGCAGTTGGAAATTGACCCGCAAACTACGGAATGGGACAGCAAAACAAAGAAAATCAATGGAAAGGGAGCAAGTTCCCTAAATAGCCAACTGCGCAATATCGAAGCAAGAATCAGAACTACCTATCAGGAAATGTTTCTGCGCGGTCCTGTGCTGTCTGCCGAGCAAGTTAAAAATGCTTTTTTAGGGATTGATGATTCCAGCACTACCCTATTAAGCGTTTTCCAAGAGTACAAGCAACATCAAAAGGATATGATCGGCAAATGCCGTTCTCTTTCGACCTACAAACGTATTACCCTTGTATATAACCGGGTGGCGGATTTCATCAAGGTAAAACATCACCGTTCGGATATGTACGCCGCGGAGATCGACGGTTCTTTCGTCGATGATTTTTCAGACTATCTATTCACTACGTATAAGGTTTCAAACAATCAAGTTCAAAAAATCATGCAGGTATTCAAACATGTTACAAAAATCTGCATCAAGAAAGGTCTTTTGAAAAAGGACCCGTTCAGCGATTACAAAATTAAGTTTGACCCTGTGGACCCGAATTTCCTGACGGTCGATGAACTTAAATTAATCATCCAAAAGAAATTTTCATTGCGAAGTTTGGAAACGACAAAAGACCTATTCGTATTCAGCTGTTTTACGGGCTTAGCTTTTGTCGATGCCATGAACCTAAAACGTGAAAACATTACGCTTGCTGAAAACGGGGATATGTGGATTAAAATTACCCGTCAGAAAACAAATATTCCGTCGATCATCCCGGTTATGGATATTGCGAAATCCATAATTAAGAAATACGAGAATCAGAATGACAGCTACGTACTACCTCGTTCCCCGCATCAGCACGTAAACGCCTACTTGAAGCAAATTGCAAGTAGTTGCGGCATCAAAAAGAATATGACTTTCCACATGGCCCGGCATACCTATGCCACTACCGCCATGTCTTTCGGCGTTCCTATTGCCACCATCGCCAAGACAATGGGACATGCGAATATGAAAATGACGCAGCACTACGCCCGCGTTCTTCCCGAAAAGATCATCAAAGACATTAATGTTTTGAACACGGCAACGCAAACATTACAAACTCTTTACCAATAA
- a CDS encoding DUF2971 domain-containing protein codes for MTNKDQHPAILYKYIDTTGGLSMLQKEELWFRRTGFLNDPYDCYLSHECQGKYPEFSVSFDLNELTKYFGICSLSETATTFLMWSYYNEHKGMCIGVNMKDIYTSLINHFHDKINSYLSFRKVVYKNKLPDLNLINIVPFDYQTPRIDNTPSKKAQNEINGFLSTKAKWWEHEKEYRLILRQTPNPYLNLDEPVKLQMRNLINRVYLGCKFDGNIDTIINIAKEKKFDVYKFRQQSHTYGLYAEKLYSHNNQ; via the coding sequence ATGACCAATAAAGACCAACATCCTGCTATTCTATATAAGTACATTGATACCACTGGTGGTTTATCCATGCTGCAAAAAGAAGAATTATGGTTCAGGCGAACAGGCTTTCTGAATGACCCTTACGATTGTTACCTTTCGCACGAATGTCAGGGAAAATACCCGGAATTTAGTGTGTCCTTTGACTTAAATGAACTCACCAAATATTTCGGAATTTGTAGTTTAAGTGAAACTGCTACCACCTTTTTGATGTGGAGTTATTACAACGAGCACAAAGGCATGTGTATAGGTGTCAATATGAAAGACATTTATACCTCTTTAATTAACCATTTTCACGATAAAATCAATAGTTACCTCTCATTCAGAAAGGTTGTATACAAAAATAAACTTCCAGATTTAAATCTTATCAATATAGTACCATTTGACTATCAGACACCCCGGATTGATAACACCCCATCCAAAAAAGCCCAGAACGAAATCAACGGTTTTCTATCGACAAAAGCGAAGTGGTGGGAACATGAAAAGGAGTATCGTCTGATACTGCGGCAAACTCCTAATCCCTATCTGAATTTAGACGAACCGGTAAAATTACAAATGCGTAACTTGATTAATAGAGTGTATTTAGGATGCAAATTTGACGGTAACATAGATACTATAATCAATATAGCAAAAGAAAAGAAATTTGATGTATATAAATTCAGACAACAATCACATACCTATGGATTATATGCAGAGAAATTATACTCTCACAACAATCAATAA
- a CDS encoding transposase, which yields MIPKDKEYRLIKIYMYICDMYEQSLKYHCQRYSNNSKPLFSDEEILTIYFFVGHEQKYTLIKDIHNFAKEYLRDWFPNLVSYQTFNYRLNRMAGAVRELSSQLLRMFRPSDCQDDTVIVDSMPIITCCGRNRTGKVARDIADKGYCSTKNLYYHGLKLHMVGYRRKGHLPHPCQIALSPASENDLKVFQSECMPDLFNKKIFADKIYRSNDYWEQERRDKANEFYAPVKSIKGAPEEEKQRNKAADDIYSQAVSSVREPIEALFSWLNEKTNIQRASKCRSTCGLLIHTMGKVAIAFLYLIFNY from the coding sequence ATGATTCCCAAGGACAAAGAGTATAGACTAATAAAAATCTATATGTATATCTGCGATATGTACGAACAAAGCCTCAAATACCATTGCCAAAGATACAGCAATAATTCGAAACCGTTGTTCTCCGACGAGGAAATCCTCACGATTTATTTCTTTGTCGGTCATGAGCAGAAGTACACCCTCATCAAGGATATTCACAACTTCGCTAAAGAGTACTTGCGCGACTGGTTCCCGAACCTGGTGTCCTATCAGACATTCAATTACCGTCTCAACAGGATGGCCGGTGCTGTTAGGGAACTGTCCTCGCAGTTATTAAGGATGTTCAGGCCTTCTGACTGTCAGGATGATACCGTGATTGTTGACTCGATGCCGATAATCACATGCTGCGGAAGAAACCGTACAGGCAAGGTCGCCAGAGATATCGCAGACAAAGGATACTGTTCCACCAAGAACCTGTACTATCATGGACTAAAGCTTCACATGGTAGGATATCGCAGGAAAGGGCATCTTCCTCATCCGTGCCAGATAGCGCTCTCTCCTGCCTCCGAGAATGACCTGAAGGTCTTCCAGAGCGAATGCATGCCGGATCTTTTCAACAAGAAGATCTTCGCTGACAAGATATACCGAAGCAATGACTACTGGGAGCAGGAAAGACGCGATAAGGCCAATGAGTTCTACGCTCCCGTCAAGTCAATCAAAGGGGCTCCTGAAGAAGAGAAGCAGAGAAACAAGGCCGCTGATGACATTTATTCTCAAGCCGTTTCATCTGTCAGGGAACCCATTGAAGCGCTATTCAGTTGGCTGAACGAAAAAACAAATATTCAAAGAGCTTCAAAGTGCCGCTCTACTTGCGGACTGCTAATTCATACGATGGGAAAGGTAGCCATCGCATTTTTATATCTTATTTTCAACTACTGA
- a CDS encoding LexA family protein: MNENIRLEWFKPDLTAPLEVPLMDSGVHAGFPSPADDSIEQPLDLNKLVAPNPNATFFARVVGDSMKDAHIEEGDLLAVDKSADPLDGDVVVSFIDGEFTLKTIRFKGAQVWLVPANEKYKPIEVTTDCDFRVWGVVRYVIKKVKK, from the coding sequence ATGAATGAAAACATAAGATTGGAATGGTTTAAACCGGACCTTACTGCACCGTTGGAGGTTCCTCTGATGGATAGCGGCGTACACGCAGGGTTCCCCTCCCCTGCGGACGACAGCATCGAACAACCGCTTGATCTGAATAAATTGGTAGCCCCGAATCCGAACGCTACATTTTTCGCACGTGTTGTCGGGGACAGCATGAAAGACGCGCATATCGAGGAGGGCGATTTGCTGGCGGTCGATAAGTCCGCCGATCCGCTCGATGGGGATGTCGTGGTGTCCTTTATCGACGGGGAATTTACGCTGAAAACGATCCGGTTTAAAGGGGCGCAGGTTTGGCTTGTCCCTGCCAATGAAAAGTACAAGCCTATCGAGGTCACTACGGACTGCGACTTCCGTGTGTGGGGCGTTGTCCGGTATGTAATAAAGAAAGTCAAAAAATAA
- a CDS encoding ORF6N domain-containing protein yields MDAVQTAIKDKIIVVQGRQVILDSDVAALYGVETKRVNEAIKNNPDKFPDGYILQLTPLEWEDLRSKISTTKSAKVRYAPKAFTEKGLYMLATILKSPVATQTTIGIIETFAKVKELSRTMSALQEPNDPHLQERLAEKGSRIISDLLDDAFETTQSETTIECNLVVLKVKHTITRKPK; encoded by the coding sequence ATGGATGCAGTTCAGACAGCAATCAAAGACAAAATCATCGTTGTTCAGGGTCGTCAGGTGATTCTCGACAGCGACGTAGCAGCCCTTTACGGCGTCGAAACGAAGCGCGTAAACGAAGCGATCAAGAACAACCCCGACAAATTCCCGGACGGGTACATTCTCCAGCTTACCCCGTTAGAATGGGAAGATTTGCGGTCGAAAATTTCGACCACAAAATCCGCAAAGGTCCGCTATGCCCCCAAAGCCTTTACCGAAAAGGGACTTTATATGCTGGCGACAATCCTGAAATCGCCTGTTGCCACACAGACGACAATCGGAATTATCGAAACCTTTGCAAAGGTGAAAGAACTGTCTCGCACGATGTCGGCGTTGCAAGAACCTAACGACCCGCATCTGCAAGAGCGGCTTGCCGAGAAAGGCAGCCGTATCATCAGCGATTTGCTGGACGATGCTTTTGAAACCACGCAGTCCGAAACGACAATCGAGTGCAACCTTGTCGTGCTGAAAGTAAAGCATACAATCACCCGCAAACCGAAATAG